One segment of Desulfovibrio inopinatus DSM 10711 DNA contains the following:
- the gcvT gene encoding glycine cleavage system aminomethyltransferase GcvT, which translates to METLKVTPLTEWHKAHDAKMAPFAGYDMPIQYTKILTEHEQTRTKAGVFDICHMGEFLISGENAAQALGKVVTHNLTTLMPGRCRYGFLLNPEGGILDDLIIYCLEQDRYMLVVNAARTALDYDWLKKHLPEHITLEDISDQTAKIDLQGPRSYAVLTSVLGQNIELKYFNFTTLSYEGENLLVSRTGYTGELGFEFYLPVSKALGLWEALIAHNDVEPVGLGARDTLRLEMGLPLYGQDLDEHHTPSEAGMTWLPASDADYVGKSQSSTIRQRLVPLVIEGRRSARHHDAVKDASDNTVGVVTSGSFAPSLGHVVALAYINADAADQDAFFIEASRTKLEAKKTELPFYKKGTARIKLEDAQ; encoded by the coding sequence GTGGAAACACTCAAGGTAACGCCACTCACAGAGTGGCACAAGGCACACGACGCGAAAATGGCCCCATTTGCTGGCTATGACATGCCCATCCAATATACCAAGATACTCACGGAGCACGAGCAAACTCGCACCAAAGCCGGGGTGTTCGACATCTGCCATATGGGAGAATTTCTCATTTCGGGCGAGAATGCTGCCCAGGCATTGGGCAAGGTTGTCACACATAATCTCACGACACTGATGCCGGGGCGCTGTCGGTATGGGTTCCTTCTCAACCCTGAGGGCGGTATTCTTGACGATCTCATCATCTACTGTCTTGAGCAAGATCGATACATGCTCGTTGTGAATGCCGCGCGGACAGCATTGGATTACGATTGGCTCAAAAAGCATCTTCCTGAGCATATCACTCTGGAGGATATCTCTGATCAAACCGCCAAAATTGACCTCCAAGGCCCCCGTTCCTATGCCGTGCTTACTTCGGTATTAGGTCAAAATATCGAATTGAAATATTTCAATTTCACAACGCTCTCGTATGAGGGAGAAAATCTTCTCGTCAGCCGCACCGGCTATACCGGCGAACTCGGATTTGAGTTCTATTTGCCGGTCTCCAAAGCCCTTGGTTTATGGGAAGCATTGATCGCTCACAACGATGTCGAACCTGTTGGCCTGGGCGCACGCGACACGCTCCGGCTTGAGATGGGGCTGCCATTGTACGGTCAAGACCTCGACGAACACCATACGCCGTCTGAGGCCGGCATGACGTGGCTTCCTGCATCCGACGCCGATTATGTCGGTAAAAGTCAATCCAGCACCATTCGCCAACGACTTGTTCCTCTCGTCATTGAAGGACGACGGAGCGCCAGACACCATGATGCGGTCAAAGATGCGTCCGATAACACCGTCGGCGTTGTCACGAGCGGATCTTTTGCACCAAGCTTGGGTCACGTTGTCGCGCTGGCCTATATCAACGCCGACGCTGCCGACCAGGATGCCTTTTTCATCGAAGCATCACGCACCAAGCTTGAAGCGAAAAAGACCGAACTGCCCTTCTATAAAAAGGGCACCGCGCGCATAAAGCTTGAAGACGCACAATAA